One Ranitomeya variabilis isolate aRanVar5 chromosome 5, aRanVar5.hap1, whole genome shotgun sequence DNA window includes the following coding sequences:
- the LOC143774094 gene encoding E3 ubiquitin/ISG15 ligase TRIM25-like — protein sequence MASAGLRKELNCSICKDIYTDPVTLRCGHNFCQVCIDGVQDTEGGYGEYPCPECRATFHKRPPLQKNITLCNVVENFLSTQPHQEKITGICCTYCVDSPVPAVKSCLHCEASLCIKHLKVHIETSADHVLTEPSTSLKSRKCSIHRKILEYYCTEDAACICVSCSSVGEHRGHRVEILDEASEKKKKKLRNGLHKLITKRKKTKEKVKTLEERKRKAQEIAPGEAERVTALFIDIRRRVDDLEKRILSEVSKWEARMTLSLSDVIQKLEIKKDELSRKMRHIEKLCNMTDPLTVLQEPDTGDLCDPEGGGDEDTGRHDGGDEATGGHDGGDEDTGGHHGGDWGAELISHISHTLSDMIRDINVIFHVQDPADILLDVNTADNNLFISDDLKTATWTWKTQNRPETAERFHDYLVMSGRRFTSGRHYWDVEISRSVLWSVGMCYPSIDRRGRQSHIGDNNKSWGLYRGMVNNNQYSVIHDSEVILLPHQISSDGVRICLDYEAGQLSFYALCDPIRHLHTFTASFSEPLHAVLYVYGGSIKISGSNWEETSL from the coding sequence ATGGCGTCTGCTGGTCTTAGAAAGGAGCTGAACTGCTCTATCTGTAAGGACATTTATACAGATCCTGTAACcttgagatgtggacacaacttctgccagGTCTGTATTGATGGAGTGCAGGATACAGAGGGCGGGTATGGAGAATATCCCTGTCCTGAATGTAGAGCAACATTTCACAAGCGGCCTCCACTACAGAAGAACATAACTCTGTGTAATGTAGTGGAGAATTTCCTGTCTACTCAGCCACATCAGGAGAagatcaccgggatctgctgcacttactgtgtggactctcctgtacctgctgttaaatcctgtctacactgtgaggcttctctgtgtATTAAACACTTGAAAGTTCACATAGAAACATCAGCAGATCACGTCCTAACAGAACCCAGCACTTCCCTGAAAAGCAGAAAATGCTCCATCCATAGgaagatcctggaatattactgcactGAGGACGCTGCTTGTATCTGTGTATCCTGCAGTTCAGTTGGAGAACATCGGGGACACCGGGTGGAGATTCTGGATGAGGCCtctgagaagaagaagaagaaactgAGAAATGGTCTCCATAAACTGATCACAAAGAGAAAGAAAACTAAGGAAAAAGTCAAGACTTTAGAAGAGCGCAAGAGAAAAGCTCAAGAAATAGCACCTGGAGAAGCTGAGAGAGTCACTGCCCTGTTTATagacatcaggagacgggtggacgacctggagaagagGATCCTGAGTGAGGTCTCCAAGTGGGAAGCGAGGATGACACTGTCACTGTCTGATGTGATCCAGaagctggaaataaagaaggacgagctgtccaggaagatgaggcACATTGAGaagctgtgtaacatgacggatccactgactgtcttacaggaaccagacaccggtgacttgtgtgatcctgaggggggaggtgatgaggacacaggacgacatgatggaggtgatgaggccacaggaggacatgatggaggtgatgaggacacaggaggacatcaTGGAGGTGATTGGGGTGCGGAGCTGATctcacacatatcacacacattaTCTGATATGATAAGAGATATAAATGTGATCTTCCATGTTCAGgatcctgcagacatattactggatgtaaacacggctgataataatctctttatatcagacgacctgaaaactgcGACCTGGACATGGAAGACACAGAATCGTCCAGAAACTGCAGAGAGATTCCATGATTATCTGGTGATGAGCGGGAGGagatttacctcaggacgacattactgggatgtggagatcAGTAGATCTGTATTgtggagtgtggggatgtgttaccCCAGTATAGACAGGAGGGGGCGTCAGTCACACATTGGAGATAATAACAAGTCCTGGGGTTTATATAGGGGGATGGTGAATAATAATCAGTATTCAGTGATACATGACAGTGAAGTGATCCTGTTACCTCACCAGATCTCCAGTGATGGAgtcaggatatgtctggattatgaggccgggcagttgtccttttatgcgctgtgtgaccccatcagacacttacacaccttcactgcctCCTTCTCCGAGCCCCTTCATGCTGTGTTATATGTATATGGAGGATCTATAAAGATATCAGGGAGCAACTGGGAGGAAACCTCTTTATAG
- the LOC143776994 gene encoding uncharacterized protein LOC143776994 translates to MFLSNYNGPMGFASSGAFGGGGLPTFDLGCPGDLMPLIRSSVAPSTWRAYDGVRPSVWIVGLSYIYWAARRAELYPGGRSLVFVDVDVIWRGMRGLTWSQVLPEVAHITRGSSSPAIVVIHAGGNDLASFPLAELLTLIRSDMDKFPSFFLLMRLIWSEVIPKLVWRGARELDAMERSRRSLNQRISRFVKFKNGVVVRHHRLEGDNSGFLISDGVHSYEAGLDIFLNGLREGVVQAMLSFGGSQLSVFAPPWRKGGVLLVVKIPARESGRQ, encoded by the exons ATGTTTCTCAGCAATTACAATG GACCTATGGGATTTGCTTCTTCAGGAGCGTTTGGAGGAGGTGGATTGCCCACATTCGATCTGGGATGTCCTGGGGACCTGATGCCGCTAATACGCTCATCGGTAGCTCCGTCGACCTGGAGAgcctatg ATGGAGTGCGACCCAGTGTCTGGATAGTGGGTCTCTCATACATCTATTGGGCAGCTCGTCGTGCTGAATTGTACCCAGGAGGGCGATCCTTGGTTTTTGTTGATGTCGATGTGATATGGCGTGGTATGAGAGGTCTGACGTGGTCCCAAGTGCTGCCGGAGGTCGCTCACATTACAAGGGGGTCTTCATCTCCCGCCATTGTGGTTATCCATGCtggaggaaatgacctggcttcgttTCCACTTGCCGAGCTGCTTACGCTTATCAGATCTGATATGGACAAATTCCCGAGTTTTTTCCTGCTGATGCGACTAATCTGGTCCGAAGTTATCCCAAAACTGGTGTGGCGGGGTGCCAGGGAATTGGatgctatggagagatccagacgcTCTTTGAATCAGAGGATATCGCGCTTCGTGAAATTTAAGAATGGTGTAGTGGTAAGGCACCATCGTCTGGAGGGAGATAATTCCGGTTTTCTTATTTCAGACGGAGTTCATTCGTACGAGGCGGGTTTGGATATCTTCCTCAATGGGCTTCGTGAAGGTGTCGTACAGGCTATGCTTTCGTTTGGGGGGTCGCAGCTCTCTGTATTCGCTCCTCCTTGGCGtaagggtggagttttgttggtggtgaagatacctgcccgggagtccggaaggcagtaa